In one window of Sulfolobales archaeon DNA:
- the thpR gene encoding RNA 2',3'-cyclic phosphodiesterase, with translation MSEEIRSFIAVEIENGEVLKRIIKFKNMISELSGASLKPVEDENIHITIRFLGSIDRTTLDMVKKIIDKLASLKRFNIHIKGVGGFPSISRPRVLWVGIEEGFENLREIRGYIDLNLRGLRVHEDQHEFLPHITIARVKDSIPQKAVQTLISYASEDFGFSEVSKIYLKKSTLTPRGPIYSNIHFVELS, from the coding sequence ATGAGTGAAGAAATCAGATCCTTTATAGCTGTTGAGATTGAGAATGGAGAAGTTTTAAAAAGGATCATCAAGTTTAAGAATATGATCTCAGAATTATCAGGTGCAAGCCTAAAACCCGTTGAAGATGAGAATATCCATATAACAATAAGATTCCTAGGATCTATAGATAGAACTACTTTAGATATGGTGAAGAAGATAATTGATAAGCTTGCTTCGTTGAAGAGATTTAATATTCATATCAAAGGCGTGGGTGGTTTTCCAAGTATTAGCAGGCCTAGAGTTTTATGGGTTGGGATTGAAGAGGGTTTTGAAAATCTGAGGGAGATCAGAGGGTATATTGATTTAAATCTGAGAGGACTCAGAGTTCACGAGGATCAGCACGAGTTTCTACCTCATATAACTATTGCAAGAGTTAAAGACTCGATCCCTCAAAAAGCAGTACAAACACTCATATCTTATGCTTCAGAAGATTTCGGATTCTCAGAAGTTTCAAAGATCTATCTTAAGAAGAGCACTCTAACACCTCGAGGCCCTATATATTCTAATATACACTTTGTAGAGCTTTCTTAG
- the priX gene encoding DNA primase noncatalytic subunit PriX, with product MNSKDLLIRIKEKCSEEPSGECLGYIDEFLDTVSSEIREKRRGSDKKRYEWIEKIILRGLPDGRKRFILKVLTPYLVNVLSLGDEDALNRIHEFIENSCRNHGNCEKIYDSWLKGDIRRVRSKKLKPAKYENLDEDLKDLIEKVISS from the coding sequence ATGAATTCAAAAGATCTTCTAATCAGAATAAAAGAAAAATGCTCTGAAGAACCCTCAGGCGAGTGCTTGGGATATATAGATGAGTTTCTAGATACAGTAAGCTCAGAGATTAGAGAGAAAAGAAGAGGATCTGATAAGAAAAGATATGAATGGATCGAGAAGATCATTTTAAGAGGACTCCCTGATGGGAGAAAGAGATTCATACTTAAGGTTTTAACACCTTACCTAGTCAACGTACTCTCTCTAGGCGATGAAGACGCCTTGAATAGAATTCATGAGTTTATAGAGAACTCTTGTAGAAATCACGGGAATTGTGAGAAGATCTATGATTCATGGTTAAAAGGAGACATCAGAAGAGTTAGATCTAAGAAACTCAAACCTGCTAAATACGAGAACCTTGATGAAGATTTGAAAGATCTAATAGAAAAGGTGATCTCATCTTGA